One window from the genome of Rhodopirellula halodulae encodes:
- a CDS encoding alpha/beta fold hydrolase → MLFPSIVNAQTKKSAEKGGNAERFQITARASEIDPRVKAYPEINFLIDDAKGKPADQQQAMFNPNVPARGQLVIWLMGHNSRLFDRLGDYGLHAIRVHYANKWFSICCQQKPVPATCRGDLRLEAATGEDFSDEVDLAKPDGMAERAFQFVRWLAKKNSPGNWEQFLNAEGTDLNWDKVIVAGSSHGSTTASRFAKHQRVARVVALCGPRDQYQSWQSLPSATPANRYFAFSHVLDGGWVDDHYCRSWEMLGLNEFGPIVNVDEVSPPYKNTRRLITDFDVNGDARRAHSSVQPGGSAYKDPKTGEFKHEAVWRYLFTHPVDEVGTPSPRDPDCLHDQKQ, encoded by the coding sequence ATGCTCTTCCCTTCCATCGTCAACGCTCAAACCAAGAAATCAGCCGAAAAAGGCGGCAACGCCGAACGATTTCAGATCACCGCACGGGCCTCCGAAATCGATCCGCGTGTCAAAGCGTATCCCGAGATCAACTTTTTGATCGACGACGCCAAAGGAAAGCCTGCCGATCAACAACAAGCAATGTTCAACCCCAACGTGCCAGCCCGAGGCCAATTGGTGATTTGGTTGATGGGGCACAACTCGCGGTTGTTCGATCGCTTGGGCGACTACGGATTGCACGCCATTCGCGTCCACTACGCCAACAAGTGGTTCAGCATTTGTTGTCAGCAAAAACCTGTGCCGGCGACCTGTCGTGGCGACCTCCGTTTGGAAGCAGCCACGGGAGAGGACTTCAGTGACGAGGTCGACCTGGCCAAACCAGACGGGATGGCGGAACGAGCGTTTCAATTTGTCCGTTGGCTTGCAAAGAAGAACTCGCCCGGAAACTGGGAACAATTCCTGAACGCGGAAGGAACCGATCTGAATTGGGACAAAGTCATCGTGGCCGGTAGCTCACATGGTTCCACCACAGCCTCCCGATTTGCCAAGCATCAACGCGTGGCTCGGGTGGTTGCCCTCTGCGGTCCTCGTGACCAATACCAAAGCTGGCAATCGCTTCCATCCGCCACTCCTGCCAACCGCTACTTTGCGTTCTCTCATGTGCTCGACGGAGGCTGGGTCGACGACCATTACTGTCGAAGTTGGGAGATGTTGGGTTTGAACGAGTTTGGCCCCATCGTCAACGTCGACGAGGTCTCGCCGCCCTACAAAAACACACGGCGTTTGATCACGGATTTTGACGTCAACGGGGATGCTCGTCGGGCTCACAGCAGCGTCCAGCCCGGTGGTTCGGCCTACAAAGATCCGAAAACGGGAGAATTCAAACACGAAGCGGTTTGGCGATATCTGTTCACCCATCCGGTCGACGAGGTCGGGACACCATCCCCCCGAGACCCCGATTGCCTGCACGACCAGAAGCAATGA
- a CDS encoding ABC transporter permease: MTYFGFVLKGLMRRPLRTGLTLMALATAIGSVMALSGVAEGFTESFRGVYESHRVDVVVSREGSADRLSSSLEESYVAQVTSVEGVAHAAGVLLETLSAEEQQVYGIPAMGMRTDSWLFTDYAMPDREQIDVSATAGEHDGEAKHAGEVFLGENLAKRLDVSMGETLALFDEPYLVAGVFQSGSVWENGSMILPLSQLQQLTGRDGQITYINVLVNESIDASQVQSVVHRIQQVDAKLLPLATDEFVRSDTRMQLAGAMAWMTSTIALLVGAIGTLNTMMMSVLERTGEIGILRAIGWPAKRIAGVILCESVILALLASLIGGIGAALLLQLLATSDATAGMLQPTMAANVWLRGIVVGLGIGILGASLPIWRASQMRPTDALRHHG; the protein is encoded by the coding sequence TTGACTTACTTCGGATTCGTACTGAAGGGCCTGATGCGGCGACCGCTGCGCACGGGATTGACGTTGATGGCGTTGGCCACCGCGATCGGTTCGGTGATGGCTCTGTCCGGCGTCGCCGAAGGTTTCACGGAATCGTTTCGCGGCGTTTATGAATCCCACCGAGTGGATGTGGTGGTATCCAGAGAAGGTTCCGCGGACCGGTTGAGCAGTTCTTTGGAAGAGAGCTATGTCGCTCAGGTCACTTCGGTCGAAGGAGTCGCCCATGCGGCCGGGGTTTTGCTGGAGACACTGTCGGCGGAGGAACAACAGGTTTACGGCATCCCCGCGATGGGAATGCGGACCGACTCTTGGTTGTTCACGGACTATGCGATGCCAGATCGGGAGCAGATCGACGTCTCCGCGACGGCAGGCGAACATGATGGAGAAGCGAAACATGCCGGCGAGGTTTTCCTTGGCGAAAATCTTGCGAAACGATTGGATGTCTCGATGGGAGAAACGTTGGCCTTGTTCGATGAACCGTACTTGGTGGCGGGAGTCTTTCAGAGTGGCAGCGTTTGGGAAAACGGGTCGATGATTCTTCCGCTCTCACAACTGCAACAATTGACTGGCCGTGATGGGCAGATCACCTACATCAACGTGTTGGTCAACGAAAGCATCGATGCCTCTCAGGTGCAGTCGGTGGTTCACAGGATCCAACAAGTCGACGCGAAACTGTTGCCGTTGGCGACGGACGAATTTGTACGCTCGGACACGCGGATGCAGTTGGCCGGCGCGATGGCATGGATGACGTCCACCATCGCATTGTTGGTCGGCGCGATCGGCACGTTGAACACGATGATGATGAGCGTTTTGGAACGGACCGGTGAGATCGGCATCCTGCGTGCCATCGGCTGGCCGGCCAAGCGAATCGCGGGAGTAATTCTTTGCGAGTCGGTGATACTCGCTTTGTTGGCCTCGCTGATTGGCGGGATTGGGGCGGCGCTGTTGTTGCAATTGTTGGCGACTAGCGACGCCACAGCAGGAATGTTGCAACCGACCATGGCGGCCAACGTTTGGCTGCGGGGCATCGTGGTTGGTTTGGGGATTGGAATACTCGGAGCGTCGTTGCCAATTTGGCGAGCATCGCAAATGCGACCGACCGACGCGCTTCGCCACCACGGATAG